GAATTTCGACTTCAGGCAATACTTTGTAGCCCTCTTTAGTCAGGCGGGCGGCGGCATTGAAGATTGCCCGCATTTGCATTTCATAAACTTCCGGGAAGCTGATGCCTAAGCGGCAGCCGCGATGACCCAGCATGGGGTTAAATTCATGCAACTGTCTAACTTTTTTAAGCATTGCCTCATGTTCGGCCAGCAACGCCGGGTTTTCGCCCGAAGTGCGGAGGCGGGTCGTTTCAACAAGCAGTTCTTCCATGCTTGGTAAGAACTCATGCAGCGGCGGATCAAGTAAGCGAATGCAGACAGGGTAACCTTCCATGGCTTTAAGAATTCCGTAGAAGTCACCTTCCTGCATCGGCAGCAAGCTTGAGAGCGCTTCTTGGCGTTCTTCTAATGTCTCAGCCAGGATCATTTTCTGAACATAAGGCAGGCGTGCCGGTTGCATAAACATATGCTCTGTACGGGTTAAGCCAATACCTTTTGCGCCAAACTCCCGAGCCTTCCGGGCATCTTCCGGAGTATCAGCGTTAGCTCTGACCTCAAGACGTTTTAGCTCGTCGGCCCATGTTAACAGCTCCAGGTATTCCGGAGAAAGTTCAGGATCCTTCATGGGTACATCACCGAGGATTACGCGTCCGGTTGAGCCGTCAATCGAAAGGGCTTCGCCTTCCTTTATTACTAGATCGCCGATGCTAAGCTGGCGATGATTATAGTCAATTTTCAAAGCTTCGCAGCCGCATACGCAGGGTTTACCCATGCCGCGGGCAACAACAGCGGCGTGGCTGGTCATACCGCCGCGACTGGTTAAAACACCTTGCGCGGTAATTATGCCGTGGATATCGTCAGGAGTGGTTTCGGTTCTGACAAGCAGAACCTTTTTGCCGGTTTTGCCCAGATGTTCGGCTTCGTCAGCATCAAAAACGACGGTACCCGAAGCTGCGCCGGGGGAAGCTGGCAGTCCCGTTGCTACGACATTAAGTTTAACGCTGCTGTCGATTTGGCGGTGAAGCAGCTGATCGAGTTGGCCTGGTTCAACAAGCAGGATAGCATCCTTTTTGCTAATCAGACCTTCGGATACTAAATCATGAGCGATTTTAACGGCAGCTTGGGCGGTACGTTTGCCGTTTCTGGTCTGCAGCATAAAGAGCTTGCCCTTTTCGATAGTAAACTCGATATCCTGCATATTACGATAGTGTTTTTCCAGCGTATTAGCTATCTGCGCAAATTGGGCAAAAATTTCGGGCATTTCATCCTTTAATTTTGAAATAGGCTGCGGAGTCCGGATACCGGCTACAACGTCCTCACCTTGAGCATTGGTCAAATATTCCCCGTACAGCAGGTTTTCACCGGTCGAAGGATTTCTGGTAAAGGCAACGCCGGTACCGCAGTCATTACCCATATTGCCGAATACCATTGACTGAACGTTAACAGCGGTACCTAGCTCATGATCGATTTTATTAAGGTTGCGGTAGATAATAGCCCGGTCATTATTCCAGGAACGGAATACGGCCTCAACAGCCATAAACAGCTGTTCCATCGGGTCTTCCGGGAAGGCTCGGCCGGATTTTTGCTGAACAAGTTCTTTATAAGCATCGATAATATCACGGAGTGATTCCGGACTGAGTTCTTGATCGTAAGTTACACCCTGGCGGTCTTTTTGACGGCTTAGGATAAATTCGAAGTCGTGTTTTTCGATACCGAGTACGACATCTGAGAACATTTGAATAAAGCGGCGATAAGCATCGTAGGCAAAGCGCAGGTTATCGGTATTTTTGGCAAGTCCTTGCACTGTTTGTTCATTGAGGCCCAGATTCAAGATTGTGTCCATCATACCAGGCATTGAGAATACCGCGCCCGAGCGCACTGAAACTAATAAGGGATTAGCGATATCGCCGAATTTTTTCCCGGTCTGCTGTTCAAGCTGCAGAAGGTTGCGCCGCACTTCGTCCTCCAAACCCTCTGGTAATTTCTGATCAGCTTTGTAATACTGGCGGCAAGCCTCAGTTGTGATTGTCATTCCCGGCGGAACGGGCAGACCAAGATTGGTCATCTCGGCTAAATTTGCTCCTTTTCCTCCCAATAGCGAGCGCATTTCAGCGCTGCCTTCATGAAACAAATATACATATTTAATGGACACTAGTGATCTTCTCCTTTTCCTTTACGGTAAATTTCGAGGACCTTGGCGGCTGTTTCTTCGGTAGCCTTGTTGGTAACATCAATTACCGGACAGCCTATTTTACGCATAATCCTATCGGCATATTCAAGTTCTTCCAGAATGCGCTCGTAATTGGCGTAGTCGGCGGTTTGAGACAAACCCATGGCCTTCAACCGCTCTTTCCGGATTTCAAATAGCAGTGATGGTTTTATTGACAGGCCAATTACTTTACTGGGCGCGACCTGAAATAACTCCTTCGGCGGTGTTACCTCAGGCACAAGCGGCATATTGGCCGCCTTAATTCCCTTGTGGGCGAGGTAAATACATAGCGGGGTCTTAGATGCGCGCGATACCCCGGTGATAACTAGGTCGGCCCTGAGCAGACCGCGCGGTTCTTTGCCGTCGTCAAACTTGACAGCAAACTCAAGGGCTTCAACTTTGTTGAAATATTCTTCGTCAATTTTACGAATTAGGCCAGGTTGATTTTTGGGGGTTGTGTGTGTCATTTTATTAATGGCATCAACAATTGGCCCCATAACATCAACTGCTGTCAGGCCCAGTTCATTAGCTTTGTCTTCCAGAAAAGTTTTCAGGTTGGGGCGAACTAAAGTATAAACGACTGCGGCATTAGCCTCGGCGGCCTCCAGCAAAGCTTCTTCGACCTGCCGGTTGGAAAGTAAGTAAGGTACTCGGCGGATATCAATATGGCCAGCGTCGAATTGACTGGCCGCTGCCTTAACCACTACCTCTCCCGTCTCGCCAATGGAGTCTGACAATATGTAAACGATAGGTGCACGGCTGCTTAATTTGAGATTAATCGCGACTCCTCCTTTTAGTAGCTGATTAACTAGAGATTAAGCCCTAACTTTTGTTCTCGACAAGTTGTACGAATAGGCGAGTTATATTGGTTTTAGTGAAGCGTCCGACTACTTTAAACTTTTCTTGACCGTTAACTTGCTCGGCATCAACAACAGGCAGCGAGTCAACTTGGTGACTAATCAGCTTTTGCGCTGCCCGCAAGACTGATTCATGCGGCGAAGTTACGATGATATTAGGCATTCTGGTCATAACGATTTTAACCGGCATATCATTGATGTTTTTCCCGCCCATTGTTGATTTCAGGAGATCTTTACGGGATATGACACCTTCGAGATAACTGCCTTCAGAAACTACGAATACCGTACCAACGTCTTCAATAAACATAGTAACGATAGCATCATAAACTGAGCAGCTTTCCCGAACTACAATTGGAATTGAGTGGATATCGGCTACTCGGAATTGGCCAAGGACAGAAGCAATTAGGTCGGAGGGATCCTTGCCAGTATAGTAGTAGCCCACTCGAGGGCGAGCACCTAGAAGCCCGGAACGGGTCAGAATTGCCAGATCGGGCCGCAGTGCCGCCCGGCTCAAGTTTACTTTCTCAGCAATTTGATTTCCGGTTATTGGGCCATTGGTCTTAACGATATCCAAAATAATACTTTGCCGTGGTGTTAGTTCGATATGAGCCACCTGCCTTTCTGTAATTAATGTACCTTTTATGAAAAAATAGCTAATATATTATACTACAATTATGCAATAATACCTGCATAATTGGCAACTATTTCTTTATTAGTCAACGTGAATTTTTTGATTTTTTTTAGATAAATTTTCGCCTTTCTGCCTAGCTGATTAAATGGTTTGTACTGCTTAGTCCACAGAATTTACCAAAGGATTCTAGTGGTTATAGGTAGAAATAAGAATATATTGACAAAGGAGGAAGTGATAAACTAGTGCCGCAGTTTGTGCATCGAATAGTAATATTATTAGTCTGTTTTACCTTTGTAATCAATCTGGTCGGTTTGCCTAAAGCTGAGGCCGGAATTATCAGTCAGAAGCAGGAAATATCAATCGGCCGCGACGTTGCCAAACAGCTTGAGAAAAAGTATGGACTGGTCGAAGACCCCGCTTTGCAGGAAAGAGTCGACAGGATTGGCCAGAGCCTAGTCGCTGTAAGTGACCGTAAGGATATACAATATAGTTTCAAAGTATTAAATTCGAAAGAGATTAACGCGCTGGCCGCGCCCGGCGGCTATATCTATGTTTTTAAAGGCTTGATTGATTTGATGCCGTCCGATGATGAGCTCGCCGGCGTTATCGGTCACGAAGTTGGGCATGTTGTTGAGAAGCATACCGTCAAGCAAATTGAAAAAAGTATGGGAATGGGGATATTATTTGGCGTACTGTTTGGTGACAAAGGGGTTGCGCTGCAAAACTTAGCTTTTAACGCGATAATGGCCGGCTACAGCCGGGACGACGAGCGTGAAGCTGATAAGCTAGGCTTTGTCTACGCTTACAATGCCGGCTATAACCCTTATAGTATGATGATGGGCCTTAAGAAACTATCAGAATTAAACCAGAACTATCAAACTACTTTATTCTCGGGTCACCCTGAAGGACGAGCACGGGTAGCCGCGGTCCAGAAGTACATGGACGAGGCCCAGATTAAGCCGCATGTGGTCATTTTAGATGATGACAAGGGCGCTCAGATTGTTGAAGGTGAATGGAAACTGCCGCCGCTAACAGCGACCTTCAGCGACTATAAGCCGCATTGCCGAGCATACTTTGCAGCCGGAAGGTTATCGAAGCTGAGGCAACTGCCAGATTATTCAGCAGATAAGTTTATTACCGATAGCGACGGCATCAACTGTACCATTTATTATGATGACCAGAATGTAATAACTTTAACGCCTGAAGATGCCGCAGCCAATGCAACTAATGTAATGGATCTGGCTGGGACTTACATAGCGAAAATTAAAGAATGGAAGGTAGAATAATTACAACCCCGCCCCGAAGGCGGGGTTGTTCAATTCCACACTTAAACGCCTGCTGGAATAATGCGGCGGAATAGCTCTCGTCCGGGATAGATGGCCGCAGTACCAAGCGCTTCTTCAATCCGAAGGCCTTCGTTCCATTTTACCGTACGCTCAGTGCGGGCAATCGAACCGACTTTGAGCTGGCCGGCGTTAGTAGCAATAGCCAAGTGCACAATTGTAAAATCTTCAGTCTCGCCGGAGCGCGCCGAAATAACCGGGAGATAACCGGCACTTTTTGTGACGGTGATGGCTTCCATGGTTTCAGTAATAGTGCCGATTTGGTTTAGCTTGATAAGCACCGAGTTGCCGATGCCGCGCGCCAGGCCTTTTTTGATACGGCTGACATTGGTGACAAACAGATCATCGCCAACTAGTTGGACTTTATTTTTCAGCCTTTGCGATAGTACTTCCCACCCGGACCAATCGTCTTCGGCCATACCATCTTCGATGGAGATAATGGGATATTTAGTTGTCCAGCTTTCCAAGATTCCTGCGAATTCAGCGGCAGCCATTTGCTTTTGCTCAAGTTTAAAACAATACTTTCCGTCTTCATAAAAATGACTGGAGGCTACGTCCAGAGCGATAGCGATATCTTTGCCAGGTGTATAGCCTGCTTGTTCGATTCCGGCTACAAGCAAGTCAAGACCTTCGGTGTTGGAGGCAAAGGTTGGCCAGAATCCGCCTTCATCGGCGACTGAAACAGGTTTGCCTAATTTTGCAAACACCTTCTTGGTGCCATTATAGACGTTAACCGTCATTTCGATGGCTTGAGCGAAGGTTTGGGCGCCGACCGGGATAATCATAAAGTCCTGAATATCAATGGTTTGATTGGCATGAATACCACCCCCGATAATCTGAATCATAGGAACCGGTATGACCCGGGCATCCGAACCGCCCAGATATCGGTATAGCGGCATATTGAGAGCATTGGCAGCCGCCCAGGCCGTCGCCATCGATACGCCGAGCATAGCGTTAGCTCCCAGGCAGGACTTGTTTGTTGTTCCGTCAATTTCATTGAGCAAGTTGTCAATACAAGCCTGATTAAGAGCGTCCTGTCCGATAAGGCGGGGCGCAATTATCTCATTTACATTGCTGATAGCCTTAAACACACTCTTGCCGCCCAGACGCGACGGATTATTATCCCTTAATTCCAGTGCTTCGTATTTACCGGTAGATGCTCCAGAGGGCACAGTTCCGCGTCCGGCTGTGCCATTCTCAAGAATGACATCCACTTCGATGGTGGGGTTTGCCCGTGAATCGTAGACCTGACGGGCCTTAATAGTGCGAATGCTTGTTGCTTTCAAAATTGCAGCTCCTCTCAAAATAAAATAGCTAATGTACCCCCCTTGTTTTTTATTGCACTTAAAGAGTAATACATTCTTCCACGTTATTTCGAATAGCACCTCCCAATTTATTCCAATATTTAAACATTTTTACATCCAGAATATTTCTATTTATCGCTCATATAAGTGTTATACATCAATGCTGGTGCATAGCAATATAAGGTGTGTTTTTTTAAAATGAGGAAAACCATCAGGGAGGATTTTATGGGCAAGAAAGAATGTGTGGCAATGATTTTGGCCGGGGGGCAGGGAAGCAGATTAGGGCTTTTAACCAAGAAGGTTGCCAAACCGGCTGTACCATTTGGGGGCAAATACCGGATTATTGATTTTACTTTAAGCAACTGCCGAAACTCGCAGATTGATATTGTTGGCGTGCTTACTCAGTATCAGCCGCTGGCGTTAAACAGTTATATCGGGCTTGGCAGTGCCTGGGATCTTGACCACAAAGACGGCGGCGTTTTTGTACTGCCGCCTTACACCCGAGAGGGCGGGGCTGAGTGGTATCGGGGTACCGCCGACGCCATGTGGCAAAATGCTCACTTTATAGAACAATTTAATCCAAGCTATGTATTAGTGCTTTCGGGCGACCATATATATACTATGGATTACGCTAAAATGCTAGATTTTCATAAAGCAAAAAAAGCTGATGCGACAATTTCGGTAATGGAGGTTCCCTGGGCCGAAGCCAGTCGGTTCGGAGTAATGAGCGCCGGCGAGTCGGGGCGGATAACCGAATTTCAGGAAAAGCCGGCTCGCCCTAAAAGTAACCTGGCTTCAATGGGCATATACATCTTTAATTGGAAATATTTAAGGAAGCAACTCGAAGAAGATAGCAAGAATATTGCTTCGGGGCATGATTTTGGCAAGAATGTCATTCCCAAGATGCTGAACGAAGGCCATCGCCTGTTTGCGTATCCTTTTAAAGGCTATTGGAAGGATGTTGGGACAATCGAAAGTTTCTGGGAAGCCAACATGGATTTGCTGGCTGACCGGCCTCAGCTTGACATTTATAATCCCGACTGGCGCATCTATTCAGTTAATCCGACCCGTCCGCCGCACTATATCGCTGCAGGGGCTAAGGTTAGCCGCTCGCTGGTCAGTGAAGGCTGCACAATTTTCGGCGAAGTCGATCAATCGGTAATCTTCCCCGGGGTTTATATCGGTGCCGGCGCCAAGATTGTAAATTCTATCGTAATGCCATACGGACAAATTTCTGCCGGGGCTTATATCGACAGGGCAATTCTCGGACGCCGCTGTGTAGTCGAAGAGGGCGTGCGGGTAGGTTGGCGAGGCTTAAGCTCGACGCCGGCAATATCCGTAGTTCCTGAGCATGCTGTTATCAGGCAAGGGGAGTGCTGGGGGCCTGACGGCGTCATTCTCCAAGAGCATGTCGGCTAGCGCGCTAAGTTTTTTGCCATTTTTAATGAGGGGGATAAATCGTGGAAAACGTCATGGGTATAATTAATCTGCATGAAAATGAGGAAATGCTGCGCGAGGTTACTAAACATCGCCCGCTGGCCGCCGTTCCCTTTGCCGGGCGTTATCGGATTATTGATTTTGTGCTATCCAGCATGGTTAACTCGGGAATACACAATGTTGGGATTCTCGTTTCCAATAAGTACCGCGCCCTTATGGATCATTTGCGCTCGGGCAAGGAATGGGATTTAGCTCGTAAACGGGATGGCCTGTTCATCCTGCCGCCGGCCGAATCCCAGCAAGGCAAGCCCCAGAGTGATATTGATAATTTATTCAGCAATCTTGATTATATAAAGAGC
This DNA window, taken from Veillonellaceae bacterium, encodes the following:
- a CDS encoding pyruvate, phosphate dikinase — its product is MSIKYVYLFHEGSAEMRSLLGGKGANLAEMTNLGLPVPPGMTITTEACRQYYKADQKLPEGLEDEVRRNLLQLEQQTGKKFGDIANPLLVSVRSGAVFSMPGMMDTILNLGLNEQTVQGLAKNTDNLRFAYDAYRRFIQMFSDVVLGIEKHDFEFILSRQKDRQGVTYDQELSPESLRDIIDAYKELVQQKSGRAFPEDPMEQLFMAVEAVFRSWNNDRAIIYRNLNKIDHELGTAVNVQSMVFGNMGNDCGTGVAFTRNPSTGENLLYGEYLTNAQGEDVVAGIRTPQPISKLKDEMPEIFAQFAQIANTLEKHYRNMQDIEFTIEKGKLFMLQTRNGKRTAQAAVKIAHDLVSEGLISKKDAILLVEPGQLDQLLHRQIDSSVKLNVVATGLPASPGAASGTVVFDADEAEHLGKTGKKVLLVRTETTPDDIHGIITAQGVLTSRGGMTSHAAVVARGMGKPCVCGCEALKIDYNHRQLSIGDLVIKEGEALSIDGSTGRVILGDVPMKDPELSPEYLELLTWADELKRLEVRANADTPEDARKAREFGAKGIGLTRTEHMFMQPARLPYVQKMILAETLEERQEALSSLLPMQEGDFYGILKAMEGYPVCIRLLDPPLHEFLPSMEELLVETTRLRTSGENPALLAEHEAMLKKVRQLHEFNPMLGHRGCRLGISFPEVYEMQMRAIFNAAARLTKEGYKVLPEVEIPLTLSKDEMAFFKERIDRIAAEVIAEQKVSFHYTSGTMIELPRAALLADELAESAEFFSFGTNDLTQTCLGFSRDDAEGKFLPEYLRMKILKDNPFAVLDRKGVGKLMQLAVEGGRKTRPDLLIGICGEHGGEPSSVEFCHQIGLDFVSCSPYRVPIARLAAAQAAVSQGENFGTR
- a CDS encoding kinase/pyrophosphorylase; translation: MNLKLSSRAPIVYILSDSIGETGEVVVKAAASQFDAGHIDIRRVPYLLSNRQVEEALLEAAEANAAVVYTLVRPNLKTFLEDKANELGLTAVDVMGPIVDAINKMTHTTPKNQPGLIRKIDEEYFNKVEALEFAVKFDDGKEPRGLLRADLVITGVSRASKTPLCIYLAHKGIKAANMPLVPEVTPPKELFQVAPSKVIGLSIKPSLLFEIRKERLKAMGLSQTADYANYERILEELEYADRIMRKIGCPVIDVTNKATEETAAKVLEIYRKGKGEDH
- a CDS encoding helix-turn-helix transcriptional regulator; protein product: MELTPRQSIILDIVKTNGPITGNQIAEKVNLSRAALRPDLAILTRSGLLGARPRVGYYYTGKDPSDLIASVLGQFRVADIHSIPIVVRESCSVYDAIVTMFIEDVGTVFVVSEGSYLEGVISRKDLLKSTMGGKNINDMPVKIVMTRMPNIIVTSPHESVLRAAQKLISHQVDSLPVVDAEQVNGQEKFKVVGRFTKTNITRLFVQLVENKS
- a CDS encoding M48 family metalloprotease, giving the protein MPQFVHRIVILLVCFTFVINLVGLPKAEAGIISQKQEISIGRDVAKQLEKKYGLVEDPALQERVDRIGQSLVAVSDRKDIQYSFKVLNSKEINALAAPGGYIYVFKGLIDLMPSDDELAGVIGHEVGHVVEKHTVKQIEKSMGMGILFGVLFGDKGVALQNLAFNAIMAGYSRDDEREADKLGFVYAYNAGYNPYSMMMGLKKLSELNQNYQTTLFSGHPEGRARVAAVQKYMDEAQIKPHVVILDDDKGAQIVEGEWKLPPLTATFSDYKPHCRAYFAAGRLSKLRQLPDYSADKFITDSDGINCTIYYDDQNVITLTPEDAAANATNVMDLAGTYIAKIKEWKVE
- the eno gene encoding phosphopyruvate hydratase, translating into MKATSIRTIKARQVYDSRANPTIEVDVILENGTAGRGTVPSGASTGKYEALELRDNNPSRLGGKSVFKAISNVNEIIAPRLIGQDALNQACIDNLLNEIDGTTNKSCLGANAMLGVSMATAWAAANALNMPLYRYLGGSDARVIPVPMIQIIGGGIHANQTIDIQDFMIIPVGAQTFAQAIEMTVNVYNGTKKVFAKLGKPVSVADEGGFWPTFASNTEGLDLLVAGIEQAGYTPGKDIAIALDVASSHFYEDGKYCFKLEQKQMAAAEFAGILESWTTKYPIISIEDGMAEDDWSGWEVLSQRLKNKVQLVGDDLFVTNVSRIKKGLARGIGNSVLIKLNQIGTITETMEAITVTKSAGYLPVISARSGETEDFTIVHLAIATNAGQLKVGSIARTERTVKWNEGLRIEEALGTAAIYPGRELFRRIIPAGV
- a CDS encoding glucose-1-phosphate adenylyltransferase gives rise to the protein MGKKECVAMILAGGQGSRLGLLTKKVAKPAVPFGGKYRIIDFTLSNCRNSQIDIVGVLTQYQPLALNSYIGLGSAWDLDHKDGGVFVLPPYTREGGAEWYRGTADAMWQNAHFIEQFNPSYVLVLSGDHIYTMDYAKMLDFHKAKKADATISVMEVPWAEASRFGVMSAGESGRITEFQEKPARPKSNLASMGIYIFNWKYLRKQLEEDSKNIASGHDFGKNVIPKMLNEGHRLFAYPFKGYWKDVGTIESFWEANMDLLADRPQLDIYNPDWRIYSVNPTRPPHYIAAGAKVSRSLVSEGCTIFGEVDQSVIFPGVYIGAGAKIVNSIVMPYGQISAGAYIDRAILGRRCVVEEGVRVGWRGLSSTPAISVVPEHAVIRQGECWGPDGVILQEHVG